A single region of the Salvia splendens isolate huo1 chromosome 18, SspV2, whole genome shotgun sequence genome encodes:
- the LOC121775716 gene encoding probable rhamnogalacturonate lyase B, giving the protein MGRKIQCSWNLSCLALLLQIFLLTQCSASRWQKVHKNETDGETYYPPVKLHDFDDHVVLDNGILNVTLSTPEGMITRITYNGIENLLKQEYNENNRGYWDLVWSSPDHPKEIFDKLDGTNLFVVHEDEEQVELSFVRTWDSSQTGLLPLNIDKRFIMLRGCPGFYSYAIFERLQGWPDLHLSQGRIVFKLQENIFQYMAISDDRQRIMPTSEDRNRSQVLDYPEAVLLTNPSNAFLTGEVDDKYQYSSDNKDSLVHGWIAPDLPTGFWIITPSNEFKTAGPMKQDLTSHAGPIALSMFFSAHYAGLPLELEFRGGEPWKKVFGPVFVYLNSVQPGQDPLSLWPDAKQQMLVETQHWPYDFLASDDFPRAKQRGRVSGRLLVRDSFIYKRLMTPSNAYIGLASPGDPGSWQRENKGYQFWSQCDALGYFKINNIRAGNYSLYAWVPGIIGDYKYNVPINIEPGSKIRLKNLVYDPPRDGPTVWEIGVPDRSAAEFYVPDPNPALMNQLYNVHPDRFRQYGLWDRYTDLYPDEDLVYSVETSVYQTDWYFAHVNRNIGNKTYVPTTWRVLFNLTDVDASANYTLRIALASANDAELQVRINGEVGEAPCFTTGLIGKDNSIARHGIHGLYWLYSVSVRGSVLVCGQNAMLLTQLRGSSPWRGIMYDYIRLEGPSSNIQT; this is encoded by the exons AAAGGTTCACAAAAATGAGACCGATGGGGAAACATATTACCCTCCAGTAAAGTTGCATGATTTCGACGACCAC GTAGTCTTGGACAATGGCATCCTCAATGTGACTCTATCAACTCCAGAGGGCATGATCACTAGAATAACATACAATGGAATTGAAAATCTACTCAAACAAGAGTACAATGAAAACAACAGAGG gTATTGGGATCTTGTTTGGAGCTCACCTGACCACCCTAAAGAAATTTTTGACAA GCTTGATGGAACTAATCTTTTTGTTGTACACGAAGACGAAGAACAAGTGGAGCTCTCGTTCGTTCGGACTTGGGATTCTTCGCAGACGGGGCTTCTTCCCCTCAACATTGACAAAAG GTTCATAATGCTGCGCGGGTGCCCTGGATTCTACTCGTATGCAATATTCGAGCGCCTCCAAGGCTGGCCGGATCTTCACTTGTCTCAGGGAAGGATAGTGTTTAAGCTACAAGAAAATAT CTTTCAATACATGGCAATATCGGACGACAGGCAGAGGATTATGCCAACAAGCGAAGACCGGAACAGAAGCCAGGTTCTAGACTACCCGGAAGCAGTTCTGTTAACGAATCCAAGCAACGCTTTCCTCACAGGAGAG GTGGACGACAAGTACCAATACTCGAGCGACAACAAGGACAGTCTGGTCCACGGCTGGATAGCCCCAGATCTTCCAACAGGGTTCTGGATCATCACCCCGAGCAACGAGTTCAAGACGGCCGGGCCCATGAAGCAGGACCTCACCTCGCACGCCGGCCCAATCGCCCTGTCC ATGTTCTTCAGCGCTCACTATGCCGGCctgccgctggagctggagttCCGGGGTGGCGAGCCGTGGAAGAAGGTGTTCGGACCCGTGTTCGTCTACTTGAACTCGGTTCAACCTGGCCAAGATCCACTCTCATTGTGGCCTGATGCCAAGCAACAG ATGCTCGTAGAAACGCAACATTGGCCGTATGATTTCCTGGCGTCGGACGACTTCCCTCGTGCCAAGCAGAGAGGCAGAGTAAGCGGCCGGTTACTTGTCCGTGACAg TTTTATCTACAAACGCCTTATGACCCCTAGCAATGCATACATTGGACTTGCTTCCCCCGGGGATCCAGGATCATGGCAGAGAGAAAACAAG GGCTATCAGTTTTGGAGCCAATGTGATGCTTTAGGATACTTCAAAATCAATAACATCAGAGCTGGAAACTATAGCCTCTATGCTTGGGTGCCCGGGATCATCGGAGACTACAAGTACAACGTTCCGATCAACATCGAACCAG GAAGTAAGATTAGGCTGAAGAATCTTGTGTATGATCCTCCGAGGGACGGGCCTACAGTGTGGGAAATCGGGGTCCCAGACCGTTCTGCTGCTGAGTTCTACGTGCCTGATCCAAACCCGGCTCTCATGAACCAGCTCTACAATGTCCACCCCGACAG ATTCCGGCAGTATGGCTTGTGGGATCGTTACACAGATCTGTACCCGGATGAGGATTTGGTGTATTCGGTCGAAACAAGCGTCTATCAGACAGATTGGTACTTTGCTCATGTGAATAG AAACATAGGAAACAAAACCTATGTCCCAACAACATGGAGGGTTCTATTCAACCTCACAGACGTCGACGCTTCAGCAAACTACACCCTGCGGATCGCACTGGCCTCGGCCAACGATGCTGAGCTGCAG GTGAGGATCAACGGGGAGGTGGGAGAGGCTCCATGTTTTACGACGGGGCTAATTGGGAAGGACAATTCGATTGCTAGACATGGAATCCATGGACTGTATTGGCTTTATAGTGTGAGTGTAAGAGGTTCTGTTCTTGTTTGTGGGCAAAATGCAATGTTGTTGACTCAACTAAGAGGATCTAGCCCTTGGAGAGGGATCATGTATGATTATATTCGTTTAGAGGGTCCATCTTCGAATATTCAGACAtga